One window of Myxococcus xanthus genomic DNA carries:
- a CDS encoding GNAT family N-acetyltransferase yields the protein MDTRHVVERALVREARPEDDAVVGELLVDAFLTQYAKKLPEVVYGDERKRELRDVASRRKAATVLVAELDGQVVGTVALFKPGAPGSEAWLPNAADLRGLATAVSHHGTGLAQPLLDAAEARAREWGVDAVCLHVRRGAEGVGRMYQRRGFVREPVGDLDLPTVFLEGYVLRFKKD from the coding sequence ATGGACACCCGGCATGTCGTAGAGCGGGCCCTCGTTCGCGAGGCGCGGCCCGAGGATGACGCGGTGGTGGGGGAGTTGTTGGTGGATGCCTTCCTCACCCAGTACGCGAAGAAGCTCCCGGAAGTCGTCTATGGCGACGAGCGCAAGCGCGAGCTGCGGGACGTCGCGTCCCGGCGCAAGGCGGCCACCGTGCTGGTGGCCGAGTTGGACGGTCAGGTGGTGGGCACCGTCGCGCTCTTCAAGCCCGGTGCCCCCGGCTCCGAGGCCTGGCTGCCCAACGCCGCCGACCTGCGCGGCCTGGCCACCGCCGTGAGTCACCATGGCACCGGGCTGGCCCAGCCCCTCCTGGACGCCGCCGAGGCCCGGGCGCGCGAGTGGGGCGTGGACGCCGTGTGCCTCCACGTCCGCAGGGGCGCGGAGGGCGTGGGGCGCATGTACCAGCGGCGCGGCTTCGTGCGCGAACCCGTGGGCGACCTGGACCTGCCCACGGTGTTCCTCGAAGGCTACGTGCTGCGCTTCAAGAAGGACTGA